The Carassius auratus strain Wakin chromosome 27, ASM336829v1, whole genome shotgun sequence genome includes a region encoding these proteins:
- the arl14 gene encoding ADP-ribosylation factor-like protein 14 translates to MGHSGSRHKPEARILLLGLDGAGKSTLLYKLKYNEDFHTVSTVGFNVEMIETKKNRDKISLTVWDVGGQVKMRAHWRNFYQDTAGIVFVVDSSDINRLDEAKIVLEQTLKSEHLRRLPVVVLANKQDIVGAATVTEITEQFNLRKSCSDRDWFIQPCSALTGAGLVDGFRRMAQLVKMTPEDNNIKETVKYIRSKSIRSMKKVRMVTY, encoded by the coding sequence ATGGGCCATTCAGGATCCAGACACAAACCTGAAGCCCGTATTCTCCTCTTAGGGCTCGACGGAGCTGGAAAATCAACACTTCTTTACAAACTGAAGTACAATGAGGACTTCCACACGGTTTCTACAGTTGGATTCAATGTTGAAATGATCGAAACGAAGAAGAACAGGGACAAAATCTCTCTGACCGTGTGGGACGTTGGAGGGCAGGTTAAGATGCGAGCGCACTGGAGGAATTTTTACCAGGACACAGCTGGAATTGTGTTCGTTGTGGACTCTTCTGATATTAATCGTCTGGATGAGGCTAAGATTGTGCTGGAACAGACCTTAAAGAGTGAGCACCTCAGGAGACTCCCGGTGGTGGTCCTTGCCAACAAACAAGATATCGTTGGAGCTGCAACAGTAACCGAGATCACAGAGCAGTTTAACCTGAGAAAGAGTTGCAGTGATCGAGACTGGTTCATTCAGCCGTGTTCAGCGCTGACTGGAGCCGGTCTGGTGGATGGCTTCAGACGAATGGCACAACTAGTGAAAATGACACCTGAGGACAATAACATCAAAGAGACTGTGAAGTACATAAGATCAAAATCAATTAGATCAATGAAGAAAGTCCGCATGGTAACTTATTGA
- the zp3b gene encoding zona pellucida sperm-binding protein 3b isoform X1 encodes MWLSCTLTWFTAVFFMTPLLTECVPRFFARSFQQRGPLASQKLLSSQYHTAIPQTPSKINDPVPNQREKTVSVYCHDEEIEIVMSADLFASGVPVSAEELFLGSPTPLVKASVASCGAVQTGKSQLTILAYFKDCGTKLHVTGDSVVYSNFIVYSPLPSPDGVLRQESAVIPVECHYQRRYSVDSAAVAPTWSPFVSTVSATDYLDFSLRLMNDDWQYERGSNVYFLGDTIHLQASVTLANHVPLFLFIDWCEATPTYGVVPSDIKYSFVENHGCLTDSRSLYSRSKFLQRSQGNKLNLQLEAFRFYKLTSNLVFITCYLKAIPTAFPLSSQNRACSSIDGRWQSADGGDEVCNGCEPSKPAVADPRPIQPYHITLAPPVKQPYLAPKPKLSDLYHARPGQSSEPFKSLTYSRQYASGVSKRGTDLNKADWSKIATLGPLFLIPKKETTTQSPGSTQTSPAEVLSTVTEEPELLLNSTETSPVTELEFKTDQEAEGFLPLEKGLFLNSDPFIGEGSGFEP; translated from the exons ATGTGGTTGAGTTGCACATTAACGTGGTTTACTGCTGTCTTTTTTATGACACCCCTGCTCACTGAATGTGTTCCTCGCTTTTTTGCCCGCTCATTCCAGCAAAGAGGGCCTTTGGCGAGCCAGAAGCTGTTGAGTAGTCAGTATCACACCGCGATTCCGCAAACCCCTTCTAAGATAAACGACCCCGTACCAAATCAGCGTGAGAAAACCGTGTCCGTGTACTGTCATGATGAAGAGATCGAGATTGTGATGAGCGCAGACTTGTTTGCGTCGGGGGTTCCAGTCAGTGCTGAGGAGCTGTTTCTGGGCTCCCCAACACCGCTTGTCAAAGCGTCTGTAGCGTCATGTGGAGCCGTGCAAACCGGGAAATCACAGTTGACAATACTTGCTTATTTCAAAGATTGTGGAACCAAACTACAT GTAACTGGAGACTCCGTGGTATATTCAAATTTCATTGTGTACTCCCCTCTACCATCTCCTGATGGTGTACTTCGCCAGGAAAGTGCAGTCATACCTGTTGAGTGCCATTACCAGAG GCGGTACAGTGTTGACAGCGCAGCAGTGGCACCCACTTGGAGCCCATTTGTTTCCACCGTTTCTGCCACAGATTATCTGGACTTCAGCCTCCGACTGATGAATG aTGACTGGCAGTATGAGAGGGGCTCAAATGTCTATTTCCTTGGGGATACGATTCACCTTCAAGCATCGGTTACCTTGGCCAATCATGTCCCCCTCTTCCTGTTTATTGACTGGTGTGAGGCTACACCAACTTATGGCGTGGTTCCTAGTGACATCAAATATTCTTTTGTGGAAAATCATgg ATGTCTTACAGACAGTAGGAGTTTGTATTCTCGCTCCAAGTTCTTGCAGAGGAGCCAAGGCAACAAATTAAACCTGCAACTGGAAGCCTTCAGATTCTACAAATTGACCAGCAACTTG GTATTCATCACATGTTACCTAAAAGCTATCCCTACTGCGTTTCCTCTGAGCTCTCAGAATCGAGCATGTTCTTCTATTGATGGAAG GTGGCAGTCTGCGGATGGAGGTGATGAGGTTTGTAATGGCTGTGAGCCATCCAAACCAGCTGTGGCAGATCCTCGACCAATCCAGCCTTACCACATCACACTAGCCCCTCCTGTCAAGCAGCCTTATTTGGCCCCAAAACCAAAATTGTCTGACTTGTATCATGCAAGACCTGGTCAGTCATCGGAACCCTTTAAATCTCTCACTTATTCAAGGCAATATGCCAGTGGGGTGTCAAAGAGAGGAACTGACTTGAACAAAg CAGACTGGAGCAAGATTGCCACACTAGGTCCTCTGTTTCTGATCCCAAAGAAAGAAACCACCACCCAATCACCTGGGTCCACACAGACCAGCCCAGCTGAGGTCTTATCAACCGTCACTGAGGAGCCAGAGCTCTTACTCAACTCAACCGAGACGAGTCCTGTGACTGAGCTGGAGTTTAAAACCGATCAAGAGGCTGAAGGTTTCCTTCCACTAGAGAAGGGCCTGTTCCTTAATTCTGATCCTTTCATCGGAGAGGGGAGCGGTTTTGAACCGTGA
- the zp3b gene encoding zona pellucida sperm-binding protein 3b isoform X2 → MWLSCTLTWFTAVFFMTPLLTECVPRFFARSFQQRGPLASQKLLSSQYHTAIPQTPSKINDPVPNQREKTVSVYCHDEEIEIVMSADLFASGVPVSAEELFLGSPTPLVKASVASCGAVQTGKSQLTILAYFKDCGTKLHVTGDSVVYSNFIVYSPLPSPDGVLRQESAVIPVECHYQRRYSVDSAAVAPTWSPFVSTVSATDYLDFSLRLMNDDWQYERGSNVYFLGDTIHLQASVTLANHVPLFLFIDWCEATPTYGVVPSDIKYSFVENHGCLTDSRSLYSRSKFLQRSQGNKLNLQLEAFRFYKLTSNLVFITCYLKAIPTAFPLSSQNRACSSIDGRWQSADGGDEVCNGCEPSKPAVADPRPIQPYHITLAPPVKQPYLAPKPKLSDLYHARPGQSSEPFKSLTYSRQYASGVSKRGTDLNKDWSKIATLGPLFLIPKKETTTQSPGSTQTSPAEVLSTVTEEPELLLNSTETSPVTELEFKTDQEAEGFLPLEKGLFLNSDPFIGEGSGFEP, encoded by the exons ATGTGGTTGAGTTGCACATTAACGTGGTTTACTGCTGTCTTTTTTATGACACCCCTGCTCACTGAATGTGTTCCTCGCTTTTTTGCCCGCTCATTCCAGCAAAGAGGGCCTTTGGCGAGCCAGAAGCTGTTGAGTAGTCAGTATCACACCGCGATTCCGCAAACCCCTTCTAAGATAAACGACCCCGTACCAAATCAGCGTGAGAAAACCGTGTCCGTGTACTGTCATGATGAAGAGATCGAGATTGTGATGAGCGCAGACTTGTTTGCGTCGGGGGTTCCAGTCAGTGCTGAGGAGCTGTTTCTGGGCTCCCCAACACCGCTTGTCAAAGCGTCTGTAGCGTCATGTGGAGCCGTGCAAACCGGGAAATCACAGTTGACAATACTTGCTTATTTCAAAGATTGTGGAACCAAACTACAT GTAACTGGAGACTCCGTGGTATATTCAAATTTCATTGTGTACTCCCCTCTACCATCTCCTGATGGTGTACTTCGCCAGGAAAGTGCAGTCATACCTGTTGAGTGCCATTACCAGAG GCGGTACAGTGTTGACAGCGCAGCAGTGGCACCCACTTGGAGCCCATTTGTTTCCACCGTTTCTGCCACAGATTATCTGGACTTCAGCCTCCGACTGATGAATG aTGACTGGCAGTATGAGAGGGGCTCAAATGTCTATTTCCTTGGGGATACGATTCACCTTCAAGCATCGGTTACCTTGGCCAATCATGTCCCCCTCTTCCTGTTTATTGACTGGTGTGAGGCTACACCAACTTATGGCGTGGTTCCTAGTGACATCAAATATTCTTTTGTGGAAAATCATgg ATGTCTTACAGACAGTAGGAGTTTGTATTCTCGCTCCAAGTTCTTGCAGAGGAGCCAAGGCAACAAATTAAACCTGCAACTGGAAGCCTTCAGATTCTACAAATTGACCAGCAACTTG GTATTCATCACATGTTACCTAAAAGCTATCCCTACTGCGTTTCCTCTGAGCTCTCAGAATCGAGCATGTTCTTCTATTGATGGAAG GTGGCAGTCTGCGGATGGAGGTGATGAGGTTTGTAATGGCTGTGAGCCATCCAAACCAGCTGTGGCAGATCCTCGACCAATCCAGCCTTACCACATCACACTAGCCCCTCCTGTCAAGCAGCCTTATTTGGCCCCAAAACCAAAATTGTCTGACTTGTATCATGCAAGACCTGGTCAGTCATCGGAACCCTTTAAATCTCTCACTTATTCAAGGCAATATGCCAGTGGGGTGTCAAAGAGAGGAACTGACTTGAACAAAg ACTGGAGCAAGATTGCCACACTAGGTCCTCTGTTTCTGATCCCAAAGAAAGAAACCACCACCCAATCACCTGGGTCCACACAGACCAGCCCAGCTGAGGTCTTATCAACCGTCACTGAGGAGCCAGAGCTCTTACTCAACTCAACCGAGACGAGTCCTGTGACTGAGCTGGAGTTTAAAACCGATCAAGAGGCTGAAGGTTTCCTTCCACTAGAGAAGGGCCTGTTCCTTAATTCTGATCCTTTCATCGGAGAGGGGAGCGGTTTTGAACCGTGA
- the gng5 gene encoding guanine nucleotide-binding protein G(I)/G(S)/G(O) subunit gamma-5 produces the protein MSGSSNIVAMKKVVQQLRFEANINRVKVSQAAAELQQFCIQNALQDPLLTGVSSSTNPFRTQKVCSFL, from the exons ATGTCGGGCTCATCAAACATTGTTGCGATGAAGAAAGTCGTTCAGCAGCTGCGCTTCGAAGCAAACATCAACAGAGTAAAG GTCTCTCAGGCGGCTGCAGAGCTTCAACAGTTCTGTATTCAGAACGCCCTTCAGGATCCTCTGCTGACCGGCGTGTCTTCAAGCACCAACCCCTTCAGGACACAGAAGGTTTGCTCCTTCTTGTGA
- the LOC113046044 gene encoding meiotic recombination protein REC8 homolog: protein MFFYPTVLNHRTGCFATIWLAATKGRKISRRDLLKVNVQRTCCDIMDYVLVRVPPPVLGLPRPRFSLYLSSQLQYGVVLVYHRQCAFLLEDTQGAIDRLLRLNMKSNIDMRDEETRQSHMIPDAAALFDETEGARDPFFGVMETGYGLPSPSSLFQRMEEVLPDQAPPTREPTPPSDGITASQESITLTEREPVIMPEPEFEGADLQESDMIELLLEQPDHFLERDDERQLEIDREREQIEKETEEDREPRMPDEREQERAALEREAARDLTTSVSLDLAQITGASSQEAVLLPEEDLGLPMEMPVLEEREKTPVSVSVPIPSPPPGEEEKVGVEPREERAVRERSPDLEPAVARPASPTERRKRRRQLFFIDENTQISQEEMRARIDDVETETRPLASLVKPPFEKKGAKELLENPCMSLPPEILALWKQAAVLRPIPPSRQRREVPVAEEIPEREQERPEPGQREEEERELSSKEIPREMLESGLFQQETPASLVVLETTDKDFSPLETPEMRRSPVPEIQFGLEGIPEERVPEMEDITKDIEEQLRPQDVIEGLVTFHSLLPPQASRRIVAQMFLRLLEEIVTGLVTVRQDEPYGDIFISQL, encoded by the exons ATGTTTTTCTATCCCACGGTGCTCAATCACAGGACTGGGTGCTTTGCCACGATTTG gTTGGCGGCCACTAAAGGACGAAAGATCAGTCGGAGAGATCTGCTCAAAGTCAATGTCCAGCGCACTTG CTGTGACATCATGGATTACGTGTTGGTCAGAGTCCCGCCCCCTGTATTAGGATTGCCCCGCCCACGTTTCTCCCTGTACCTGTCCTCTCAGCTGCAGTATGGAGTGGTGCTTGTCTACCACAGACAGTGTGCATTTTTGTTAG AGGACACTCAGGGGGCAATAGATAGATTGCTCCGCCTTAACATGAAGTCCAACATTGATATGAGGGATGAAGAAACCAG GCAGAGTCACATGATCCCAGATGCTGCTGCACTATTTGATGAAACCGAGGGAGCGAGGGACCCATTCTTTGGCGTTATGGAGACTGGTTATGGCCTGCCGAGTCCAAGCAGCCTCTTCCAG CGAATGGAAGAGGTCTTACCTGATCAAGCCCCGCCCACTAGAGAACCCACCCCACCTTCAGATG GCATCACGGCCAGCCAGGAGTCCATCACCCTGACAGAAAGAGAGCCAGTCATCATGCCTGAGCCAGAG TTTGAAGGAGCAGATCTGCAGGAGTCGGACATGATCGAGCTACTGCTGGAGCAGCCAGATCACTTTCTTGAGC GTGATGATGAGAGGCAGCTGGAGATAGACAGGGAAAGAGAGCAaatagagaaagagacagaagagGACAGAGAGCCCAGGATGCCTgatgaaagagagcaagagagagcagCACTTGAGCGAGAGGCAGCCAGAGATCTGACAACATCAGTCTCTTTAGATCT GGCACAGATCACCGGTGCATCAAGCCAGGAGGCTGTCCTGCTGCCTGAGGAGGATCTGGGGCTGCCCATGGAAATGCCTGTGTTAGAAGAACGTGAAAAGACCCCGGTATCTGTGTCTGTACCCATACCTTCCCCTCCGCCTGGTGAAGAGGAGAAAGTGGGTGTTGAACCCAGAGAAGAGAGGGCGGTGAGAGAGAGGAGCCCTGATCTTGAG CCTGCCGTAGCAAGGCCTGCATCCCCTACAGagcggaggaagaggaggagacagCTGTTCTTCATTGATGAAAACACACAGATCTCTCAAGAGGAAATGAGGGCTCGGATTGATGACGTCGAGACAGAGACCAGGCCACTG GCATCACTAGTCAAACCACCGTTTGAGAAGAAGGGTGCTAAAGAATTGCTCGAGAACCCTTGCATGA GCCTCCCGCCTGAGATCCTGGCACTATGGAAACAGGCCGCGGTCCTGAGGCCCATCCCTCCGTCCCGGCAGCGCAGGGAGGTTCCTGTAGCTGAGGAGATaccagagagagagcaggagagacCAGAACCGGgacagagagaggaggaggagagagagcttAGCTCTAAAGAG ATTCCCAGAGAAATGTTGGAGTCTGGCCTCTTTCAGCAAGAAACACCTG CATCTCTGGTGGTTTTGGAGACGACGGACAAGGATTTCTCTCCACTGGAGACTCCTGAAATGAGACG ATCCCCTGTTCCAGAAATTCAGTTTGGTCTTGAGGGCATCCCAGAAGAGAGGGTCCCAGAGATGGAAGATATTACAAAGGATATCGAGGAACAATTAAG GCCACAGGATGTTATTGAAGGTTTGGTAACCTTTCACTCTCTGCTGCCCCCTCAGGCCAGCCGCAGAATTGTTGCCCAAATGTTTTTGAGATTGCTAG AGGAAATAGTCACAGGACTGGTCACAGTGCGACAGGACGAGCCGTATGGTGACATCTTCATTTCACAGCTGTAG